The Nitrospira defluvii DNA segment TTCGATCCGCTTGTCTTTTGGCAAATCTACGCCAGCAATACGTGCCATAATTACCCCCTAATTCCCCCGCTCACCCGCATCATAGACTGGCTCGCCCAGTGCCGCATTCCTGCGCATTTCGTCAAATGGCACCAGATCTTTGCAAACAGCTCGAGACGAGGCAGTCCACCTGGAGCTATCCCTGCCGCTGTTTATGGCGAGGGTTTGCGCACAACACGCGCACGACGCCTCGCCTACGGACGACTTTGCATTTCGCACAAATCGGCTTCACTGACGACTTGACCTTCATAGCAATTCCATTTCTCCACTACTTGAAGCGATAAGTAATTCTGCCCCGTGTTAGGTCATAGGGCGATAACTGTACCGTCACCTTATCGCCGGGAAGGATACGGATAAAATGCATCCGCATTTTTCCTGAAATGTGCGCCAAAATGCGATGACCATGCTCCAACTCTACGCGGAACATTGCGTTCGGAAGCGTTTCAGCTACCGTGCCGGTCACTTCTATAACATCTTCTTTGGGCACGTATTGGCAAACCTCCCCGTCTTATTGTGACAATTGTGAAAGAATTCTGGCAGGCCCACTTGGCTGAATGGCGATTGTGTGCTCGAAATGAGCCGACAAGCGTCC contains these protein-coding regions:
- the rpmJ gene encoding 50S ribosomal protein L36; amino-acid sequence: MKVKSSVKPICAKCKVVRRRGVVRVLCANPRHKQRQG
- the infA gene encoding translation initiation factor IF-1, which translates into the protein MPKEDVIEVTGTVAETLPNAMFRVELEHGHRILAHISGKMRMHFIRILPGDKVTVQLSPYDLTRGRITYRFK